Part of the Aciduliprofundum boonei T469 genome is shown below.
CTTTAAATCAAGTTTTTTCCTCACCTCAACTTCAACAATACTCACATTCCTTGGCTCCTCCCCTTCATATCCAACAAGATACTTTGCAATCTCTTCTATGGGTGCTTGAGTTGCGCTTAGCCCTATTCGCTGAAAATTCTTGGCGAGATATTGCAACCTTTCAAGATTCAAAGATAGCATAACTCCCCTCTTATTATTTGCAAGCTCGTGTATCTCATCGACAATTACATACCTAACATCCCTGAAACTCTCTCTAAACTTTGGGGCTGTGAGAACGAGGGATAGGGACTCAGGAGTGGTTATGAAAATATGAGGAGGCTTCCGAAGCATTTTTTGTCTCTCTGCAGTGCTCGTATCACCAGAGCGAACTGCTACACGAATCTTTGGAATTTTGACCCCTTTGCTCTTAGCCAGATCTTTTATCTCTTCCAAGGGCACTTCAAGGTTCCTATGTATATCATTTGCAAGGGCTTTGAGGGGGGATACATAAACGCAGTAGACCTTATCCTCAAGCTTTCCCTCTTTGGCTAAAAGAAATAATTCATTGATAATGGATATGAAAGCAGTCAGAGTTTTACCACTCCCTGTGGGTGAAGATACAAGAACATTCTTACCTGAATGAATTAGGGGGATCGCATAAGCCTGAGGCTCTGTAAGCTCGGAATACTTGGAAGTAAACCACTCCCCTATAATCGGGTCAAAAAGCGATATCACCTCGTCCATGCTGTACATCTTAGTAGCTCTCTCCATTTATCTACCTCAGAATTGTAGGATTAGTGTATAAAAGCATAAAAGTTTTTGCCTCACAATTTTAAATTTCTCAGTATCCTTTTAGCAGTGGGGGTCGCAGCTATTCCCCCCTTCCCCGTCTCCCTTAAACTCTCAGGTAAAGCCCTACCGACCTTCTCCATTGCTTCTACAACTTCATCAAATGGTATAACGCTCTCAATTCCAGCCATAGCCATCTCAGCACTAGCAATGGCAATATTCACCGCAGTTGCATTCCTCTTCACACAAGGCACCTCCACAAAGCCCCCCACAGGGTCACATACAAGACCCATCAGAGATTTTAGAGCTATAGCAGCAGCGTGAGCGCATTTCTCCCCGTCCCCCGTGTAATAATATGTTAGCATGGCAGCAGCCATTGCAGCTCCAGAACCTATCTCTGCCTGACATCCTCCCTCCGCACCTGCCAATGTGGCTTTCTTGGAAATTACATCCCCAATACCACCAGCCACAATAAAAGAATTAAGCAATTTATCAAAATCTTCTTCCTTACTCCACAATGCATAAACTATACCCGACATAACCCCACAGGCACCAGCAGTTGGGCACGCTACGATTCTCCCCATTGCAGCATTACTCTCGGCAAAGCTCAAAGCGGATATCATTGCTACCCTGTTGAATTCGCTTATGAATTTTTGTTTGTAATTTTTCATCTTCCAAGCATTCGTACCTGTCATTCCCGTCAAGGTTCTCTGCTTCTTTCCAAAATTTCTGGCACCTTCTCTTATAATCGCTCTCAATATCTTAGCAGCTCCTTTCCTCGTAATTTCGGGTGGCACACCCATATTCTCATACTCAGTATCCAAAATTATCTCGTGCAAAGGCCTTTTTTTATCCTTGCTTCTTTTAACCAAATCCCCAAAATTCATCTTCAATCCCTCGGTATGTAAAATAACTCATAAACATAATCACATTCTTCCACTTTTTTTAAATCTTCCTTGGGCAAATTCTCATCCATTTCAATTATCCCTATCGCTATGTTCTCTGCAGCATTCACCCTGCGCATGTACAAATTCACGATATTCCTGGTGATATTTTTCAGAATCTTGCTCATAGCTCCTACCTTGTCCTTCATAACTAGAACCAAGGTATTGTACTCCCAAGCAATATCGCATTCAACATCCTTGATTCTAACTATCTTTATCTCTCCTCCCCCAATTGAAGAGCCCATCACATTGTAAATCTTCCCTCCTTTCCAAGTTTCAATAAGGACTGTGTTAGGATGCACATCTCCCAAATCCTCCTGGGCAAACTCATACTTGACTCCCAATTTATCTGCAATCTCATAGGCGTCCTTTATCCTTTCATCATTGGGCCTCATTCCCAAAATCCCTGCTAAAAGGGCTTTGTCAGTACCATGGCCTTTAAGGGTCTCCGCAAAAGAGCCATGAAGAGTGAACCTAACCTCCTCAGGAATACCTCCAGAAAATTTGTATGCAAATCTTGCAATTCTCAGAGCGCCAAGAGTGTGTGAACTCGAGGGCCCAACCATAACGGGTCCAAGAACATCCAGTATTGCCATATCTACTCTATAAGATGCATAAGAATAAATCTTTTTCGTGAGGAAAATTTATCTATATGCTTGAGATTTGCTTACTATGAAACCTCGCATAATTAAAGGAAGAATATGGATGATAAGGGACAAAGATGGGAAAAGAATTGATAACATTGATACCGATATGATTTTTCATAATAAATACCTCTACATCACAGATTTGAAAGAAATGGGTAAGTATGCGTTTTCCAATCTTCCAGGCTGGGAGGATTTTCCGAAAAAAGCTAAAGAAGGGGATATCTTGATCGTTGGTCGTAATTTCGGTGCGGGAAGCTCTAGGCAGCAGGCTGTGGATTGCTTCATTGCCCTAGGAATCTCAGCCATAATTGGTGAGAGCTTTGGAGCAATATACAAAAGGAATGTGATAAACTCTGCTCTTCCCCTCATTGAAGCTCCCGGGATATTTGAATCGGATTTAAACAGCGGAGATGTCATTGAGGTAAACCTCGAAACCGGGGAGATTTTCAAGGACGGAAAAATAATATTCAAGGCAAAGCCAATCTCAAAGGTAGCACTGGATATATACGATGCCGGAGGAATATTCGCATACGGGAAAACATTAGAAAATGCGTAGATTTACAGCCACCATATCTCTATTTCTCGTTTCTGTGGTGTGGGGCGCTACATTTCCCTTAGTGAAGGCTTCGCTTGAGTATATATCGCCCTTGGGATTCATAGCATTAAGATTCTTGTTGGGCTTTGTAGTCCTCGCAATTTTCCTGTTCAAAAGCTTAAAAAATAGCAAAGATGCTTTAATTCCAGGACTAATTCTTTCTATATTTCTCTTCCTTGGCTATTTCTTTCAAACTGTTGGATTGAAATATACCTCCTCATCCCATTCAGGGTTTATAACAGGCCTATATGTTGTTTTCACTCCTTTATTTGCAGTATTTATGATAAAAGAGAGAATCAGCGTGAGGGTATCAATCGCTGTTGTACTGGCACTAGTGGGTTTGTATCTACTCTCAAATATTGGTGGCGGCGTAAATTTTGGAGATTTCTTAACTCTTCTCTGCGCCATCGCCTACGCAATTCAAGTTGTTCTTGTGGCAAAATATAGTAGGATATACAACCCAAATACCCTAACCCTTATCGAGCTTGCCTTCGTCTTCATATTCTCCATTGGTGGGTGGGGTATTGAAGAATTCAGCATACATTGGAACTGGTTAATGATATTCGGAGTCGTATTCACCGGAATCTTTGCAACTGCTATAGCAATTCTTGTTCAAACCCATGCCCAAAGAGTATTACCCTCATCCCATGCAGCAATAATTTACACAACAGAGCCCGTGTTTGCAGGGATATTTTCATACATTTTCCTGGGGGAGGGATTGGGAATAAAAGGGATGATTGGTGCAGTCCTCATTCTTCTTGGAATGCTCTTAGTAGCCCTCGATAGAGCTCATCAAGAGCTTTAGTAGCTTTCTCCCTTATAACAAAATTTGCGTATCTGCTAATTGGCGTCTCTTGTGGATTTATCTCTATTATTTTTGCACCTTTACTCCAAGCGAGGCGAGGTAGATAGGCAGCGGGATAAACTTGAGCAGATGTACCTATGACAAGCATAACATCGCAGGATTCTGTAAGCTCATAGGCCTTATCCACATCATAAACCGGCTCTCCGAACCACACAACATCAGGACGGAGTAATCCCCCACATCTCTTGCATTTGGGGGGAATTTCTCTCAGAGGCACCTCGTAATTATAGTACCTTATGCCGCACTCTGTGCATTTAACCCTCCATATGTTTCCGTGCAACTCCACAACATTCTTGCTCCCAGCACGGCTATGCAGGCCATCAATATTCTGCGTTATAACCCAGAAATCGTAGAGATTCTCAAAGAGTGCAAGAACCTCATGGGCTCTGTTGGGCCTTGCTTTAGCTATATTTCTCCTCCTCTCATCGTAGAATTTCCACACCAATGCAGGATCTCTCTCAAATCCTTCAATAGTGGCAACCTTCTCAACAGGATACCCCTCCCAAAGTCCGCCTGTGCCACGAAATGTGGGTATCCCACTCTCGGCGCTTATACCTGCACCGGTGAGCGCGACAATTCTCTTGGCAGAGAGCAAGACTTTTATTACCTTAGAAAAGTCCATAAAACCGCATGAGTTTATGGTAAAAAATTTTATAGCCAAACAGTATTTTCGTCCATGGAATCCTACAGGAGGATTCTTAGGGGTATAGGAATCGATAATTATGATGTTTGGTACAATACCAGGAAAGTTCTAACTGTAGGGAATATCGTTACCTTTCTGCTCTTTCCATTAATCACCATCTACTTCCTTCACGAGATTTACACAGATAGGTATTCTCTCACAATTAACTACATATTTATGCTGCTCCCACTCATTTACTATGCCTTTGCTCTATATGTGTATTTTAAAGAGAGGAAGATTGAGGGATGGAGGATGGATACAAGGGTAAATTCACTGATATCATCCTCACCCATAGTTGTATCTATGCTAATAATTATAATTATCTCACTCTTCCAATATGCAATTACCGAAGAATCTATTATCAGAGTGTTTTTCTTGATTCTATCGGTGTTTTTAATTGCTCCAATTTGTTATACCATCTATTCAATGATTTTGGGATACAAGGTAGAAAAGATGGTAAAAAGAATCTACAACATTCCAGATTTGAAGAAAGAGGTTTTCAAGAGATTGAAGAACAAGTTTCCAGAGGCAAAAGAAAAGGGAAAGTATATAGTAATTGATGGAATAAAAGTTGAAGTGATAAACAGTAAATTGAGCAATTATGCTGGAACTGTGAAAATATATGGGTTGAGAGAATCAAATGCTTCAAAGGTAAGAAAAATAATGAAAATAGTTGATGTTCTTGGGTAAACTATAGAGATTTTATCGACTCGGCTATCACACCGGCCACAGTTATCTTGCTATTCCCTCCTTCTATGGTATCCGTGGCAGCGAAATCATTGACCTTGCGCATATTCTCCATAGCTCTACCTATGAACAGGCCATGGGTGCACACGGCGTATATTCTCTTCGCTCCTTGTTCCCTTAGCTGATCAGCAGCTCTTGCTATTGTACCCCCCGTGGAAATTATATCGTCCACAATGCCAACGGTCTTACCCTCGGCATCCAGATTCTTGGGCTTTATTATGACCTCTGTACCGCTCAATCTAGTTTTTTCGAGATAATCAAACTCAACACCCATCTCCTGGGCTACATATCTCGCCCTCTTATATCCTCCCTTGTCTGGAGATATCACCATATCCACACCCTTGGTCTTGAGCCACTCTGCAATTGGTTTTGTGGCATGTAGGTGCTTCGTTTGTATATCGAACCAAGTGAGAACATTCTCAGAATGCAAATCCATACCTATAAAATAATCGGCATTCATCTCTATGTGCCTTACCATAGCCCTCGCGCTTATTGCTTCACCTTTTTTGAATATCTTGTCCTGGCGAGAGTACCCAAAGTAAGGAATGACAGTTATTATTTTCTTCACTCCTATTTCCCTCAGAGCATCCTGCAAGAGAAATAGCTCGATTATTTTCTCATTTGGATAGGTGGTTTGAATTAGCACTACTTCCTCATCAACATCACCATCAATGCGAACATAGAGCTCTCCATCGGGGAATCTTTCAACATGGGGCCTTATAAAATCTTCACCAAGAATCCTTGCAACCTTCTCTCCAAGGCCTATGGATGCACTTCCAGCAATAACATTCATAGTGGGTTATGGAAAATAAGATAAAAAAATTTTGTGAAGTAAAATATTTCATCATTACCCAAACATTCTTTTGAAGAATCTACTCGCTCCAAAGCGCAATACATCCTCGGCGGGCAATCCAAGCTCGTTTTCCACCTTATCTTTGAACTTGATTATCTCCTCGTCACTCATTTTCTCTCCATCTATGGCTATACCTACAACCTTTCCACCAGATACACTTTCGGCAAGAGATTCATACAATTCAATAGATCTCTCTAAACTTTGTATAGGAAAGCCCTCGTAATCGTGATGGTCTTTTCTAGTTGGGTCATGTGCTAAAACTATTTTCTTTGCATATGAGCCATGGAGAATTGCAAGAGTTACTCCACTATAGGCAGGATGGGTCAAATCGGCTTGTCCCTCCACGAACACCATCTCATAACCCATAAATTGCTTTACCAACTCCTCCATAGCTCCAGCCATAAAATCCCCAGGAATGCGATCAATGACATATCCTGCATCCGCTCCCACCATTATACCTGTTTGTCCAGTAGCCACAAAGGCAGCTTTTCTACCTCTCTTCATAGCTTCTCTATAAAGCTCAACAGTCGTTATCATCTTACCCACGCTGCAATCCGTACCTGCTACCAAGATAGTGGGTGCATTTCTTCCACTACCATCGGCCACTTTCAGCTCTTTTGGAGGTTTTCGAACATCCCATATCTTGGCACCATTCCTCTCGGCAATTTTGCTAAGTTCTGGATCCTCACTTAAGAAATCATGTAATCCAGAAATTACCATCTTTCCGTTTTCCAAGGCAATTTTTATCTCGTCTTTCCAATCTGCAGGCAATTTTCCACCGATAGGGGCAACACCGATTATCAACGCATCGTAATCCTCTGGAACTTGGGATATGTGCGCATATATGGGTACATCCCTCCCCTTAGGAAATATATCCTTCGCGCTCTTCCCAGCATTACTCCTGTCAAGAATACCAACAATTTCATGCGGAGAGTAAAAGTACACGCCCCTCGCAGTTTTTCCACCTTGAATGGCAAAATAATCGTGTGCAAGTATCAGTACCCTCATAGAAAAGTGTAGGAATGCGAATATATAAAGATATCTCCACAAAAAGTATTAAAACGAATAAAGAATATAGCAAGGTAATGCGACTCAGCTTCGAAGCAAAACTTGCAGTGCTACTTATAATAAGCGCCATAGCTTTTTATGTTCTTAACTACTTTCTATTTAGAGATTTGAACTTCATTGAAAGGTATCTTTTAGCTCAACTTGGATTTTTACCCATATCCGTACTTCTCGTTACCCTCGTGCTTAATAAATTGATGGTGAGAAGAGAGAAAATGGAGAGATTGGAGAAGTTAAACATAGTGGTTGGAACCTTCTTTGCGGAGTTGGGTAAGGACCTATTGAGATACCTATCAAAATACGACAAAAAAATAGAAAATATAGCTAGAGATTTAATGAATGTAGAAAATTTTGATGATAGTGATTTTGAGAGAGTAAAAACAAAACTTGTAAAAAGAAAATATGATATTGACATCGAGAAAATCAACTTATACGAGTTGAGAAAATTTCTTCTTAACAATAAAGAATTCGCCATAAGTCTTCTCGATAACCCTGCAATAATCGAGCATGAAGCTTTTACAGAACTACTTTGGAATGTTCTACATGTAACCGATGAATTAAGGAGAATACCAAGCTTTGAGAATATTGATAGGGAGGATTATCTTGATATAAAGGGAGATCTTGAAAAATTATACAAGTTGCTTATATATGAGTGGATAAGGTATGTGCAATATCTTCGTATCAGGCATCATCACATATTTGTGTATGAGGCAAAAACCAATCCTTTAATCCCTCATGCATACCATGTAAAAAAGAGAAAACTCATTGAGGAGTGACTCCAAGTCCAGGCTTATCTGGCACATAATTGTAGCCGTCTCTATATTCCACCCCCAAATATGGCTGTTTAGTCAAATCCCAATAGCCATCTAAATCAGCGTAATCTGCTCCTATTCCAAGGGCAAAATGGGTGCCTGCTGTTATGCCCACCTTTGTCTCTATCATACACCCAACCATGATTTTCATACCTGCTGCTCTGGCAATGGATGCCATTTTCATCGCCTCGTATATCCCTCCGCTCTTCATAAGTTTTATATTAATTCCATCCACTTTGCCTATCAAGCGCAGCACATCCAATGAATCGTGGACACTCTCATCTGCAATTATAGGTATATCCACACTCTCCCTCAAAATTTTCAGATTATCAATCTCGCTTGCAGGAATGGGTTGCTCTGCAAATTCTATTTCAAATTTTTCTATTTCTCGCAAAACTTTCATAGCTCTTTTTAGAGAATACCCCTGATTCCCATCAACTCTAATTTTAGCGTCTGTCATCTTTCTTATGGCCCTCACTCTTTCAATATCTTCATCAGGATTTAATCCTATCTTGACCTTCAGCACTTTTGCTCCAGCATCTAGGAGTTTCCTTGCGTGCTGCAAAGTATAATTCAAATCTCCAATATCCACCGTTAGAGATGTTTCTATCTTATCTTTCTTTCCTCCCAATATATCTTTAAGTGGTACCTCAAGTTTTTGAGCCAAAATATCATATAATGCAAAATCAATCGCAGCCTTGGCACTTGGAGTACCCAAGAGAGAGGAATTTAAATCATCCATAATTTTACCTATTTTTACAGGATTCCTGCCTAT
Proteins encoded:
- the sdaAA gene encoding L-serine ammonia-lyase, iron-sulfur-dependent, subunit alpha — its product is MNFGDLVKRSKDKKRPLHEIILDTEYENMGVPPEITRKGAAKILRAIIREGARNFGKKQRTLTGMTGTNAWKMKNYKQKFISEFNRVAMISALSFAESNAAMGRIVACPTAGACGVMSGIVYALWSKEEDFDKLLNSFIVAGGIGDVISKKATLAGAEGGCQAEIGSGAAMAAAMLTYYYTGDGEKCAHAAAIALKSLMGLVCDPVGGFVEVPCVKRNATAVNIAIASAEMAMAGIESVIPFDEVVEAMEKVGRALPESLRETGKGGIAATPTAKRILRNLKL
- a CDS encoding DUF1611 domain-containing protein encodes the protein MRVLILAHDYFAIQGGKTARGVYFYSPHEIVGILDRSNAGKSAKDIFPKGRDVPIYAHISQVPEDYDALIIGVAPIGGKLPADWKDEIKIALENGKMVISGLHDFLSEDPELSKIAERNGAKIWDVRKPPKELKVADGSGRNAPTILVAGTDCSVGKMITTVELYREAMKRGRKAAFVATGQTGIMVGADAGYVIDRIPGDFMAGAMEELVKQFMGYEMVFVEGQADLTHPAYSGVTLAILHGSYAKKIVLAHDPTRKDHHDYEGFPIQSLERSIELYESLAESVSGGKVVGIAIDGEKMSDEEIIKFKDKVENELGLPAEDVLRFGASRFFKRMFG
- a CDS encoding dipeptide epimerase, giving the protein MEIVSMKWDVLEIPLRKPFKIAFETMDTYRGVIVKICTEEYCGYGEAAPAPRITGDTVESTVAALKRFKPLIIGRNPVKIGKIMDDLNSSLLGTPSAKAAIDFALYDILAQKLEVPLKDILGGKKDKIETSLTVDIGDLNYTLQHARKLLDAGAKVLKVKIGLNPDEDIERVRAIRKMTDAKIRVDGNQGYSLKRAMKVLREIEKFEIEFAEQPIPASEIDNLKILRESVDIPIIADESVHDSLDVLRLIGKVDGINIKLMKSGGIYEAMKMASIARAAGMKIMVGCMIETKVGITAGTHFALGIGADYADLDGYWDLTKQPYLGVEYRDGYNYVPDKPGLGVTPQ
- a CDS encoding 3-isopropylmalate dehydratase codes for the protein MKPRIIKGRIWMIRDKDGKRIDNIDTDMIFHNKYLYITDLKEMGKYAFSNLPGWEDFPKKAKEGDILIVGRNFGAGSSRQQAVDCFIALGISAIIGESFGAIYKRNVINSALPLIEAPGIFESDLNSGDVIEVNLETGEIFKDGKIIFKAKPISKVALDIYDAGGIFAYGKTLENA
- a CDS encoding ribose-phosphate diphosphokinase; translation: MNVIAGSASIGLGEKVARILGEDFIRPHVERFPDGELYVRIDGDVDEEVVLIQTTYPNEKIIELFLLQDALREIGVKKIITVIPYFGYSRQDKIFKKGEAISARAMVRHIEMNADYFIGMDLHSENVLTWFDIQTKHLHATKPIAEWLKTKGVDMVISPDKGGYKRARYVAQEMGVEFDYLEKTRLSGTEVIIKPKNLDAEGKTVGIVDDIISTGGTIARAADQLREQGAKRIYAVCTHGLFIGRAMENMRKVNDFAATDTIEGGNSKITVAGVIAESIKSL
- a CDS encoding NAD-dependent deacylase, which gives rise to MDFSKVIKVLLSAKRIVALTGAGISAESGIPTFRGTGGLWEGYPVEKVATIEGFERDPALVWKFYDERRRNIAKARPNRAHEVLALFENLYDFWVITQNIDGLHSRAGSKNVVELHGNIWRVKCTECGIRYYNYEVPLREIPPKCKRCGGLLRPDVVWFGEPVYDVDKAYELTESCDVMLVIGTSAQVYPAAYLPRLAWSKGAKIIEINPQETPISRYANFVIREKATKALDELYRGLLRAFQEE
- a CDS encoding DMT family transporter, with the translated sequence MRRFTATISLFLVSVVWGATFPLVKASLEYISPLGFIALRFLLGFVVLAIFLFKSLKNSKDALIPGLILSIFLFLGYFFQTVGLKYTSSSHSGFITGLYVVFTPLFAVFMIKERISVRVSIAVVLALVGLYLLSNIGGGVNFGDFLTLLCAIAYAIQVVLVAKYSRIYNPNTLTLIELAFVFIFSIGGWGIEEFSIHWNWLMIFGVVFTGIFATAIAILVQTHAQRVLPSSHAAIIYTTEPVFAGIFSYIFLGEGLGIKGMIGAVLILLGMLLVALDRAHQEL
- the sdaAB gene encoding L-serine ammonia-lyase, iron-sulfur-dependent subunit beta gives rise to the protein MAILDVLGPVMVGPSSSHTLGALRIARFAYKFSGGIPEEVRFTLHGSFAETLKGHGTDKALLAGILGMRPNDERIKDAYEIADKLGVKYEFAQEDLGDVHPNTVLIETWKGGKIYNVMGSSIGGGEIKIVRIKDVECDIAWEYNTLVLVMKDKVGAMSKILKNITRNIVNLYMRRVNAAENIAIGIIEMDENLPKEDLKKVEECDYVYELFYIPRD